The sequence TTATGCCGGTTTGATGAAGAAGCTTCATTTGCATGGGGCCGGCGGCTGAGGACCCTGGCTGCGCGGGCGGGTGCGGAGCACGGGTGCAGGGAACAGGTGCAAAAAAGGGAAACGGAAAGCCCCGCCTGCCGCTCGGCGGGGCTGACAGGGAAACGCTACTGAAGCGTGCCCAGGTAGGTGTGAATGGCCTCCAACTGCTGGTCGGTGGCCGCCTCGCCGCTAAAGCCAGTGTCGGCAAAGTGCGGCATGATGGGCGCCAGTGAGCGGCCGTCCGGGGTCTTGCCGTGCAGGGTGGCTTCGGTGAACTCGGCCAGCGTCCAGCCGGCGGCGGTTTTCAGGCTGGGGCCGACTCCGCCTTCGGCCTTGGCCCCATGGCAGCCGGCGCAGTTGCCTGCGAACAGCTGCGGGCCGTTGGCAGGCTGCGGCGCGCTGCTGTCCACAGCGGCCATGGTGGCGCCGGCTGCCGCGCCGCGTCCATCTGCAAAAGGCCGCCCGGCGATGCCTTGGCCCATGCTGTACGCCAGCCAGCCAATCTGAATGGTCAGGACGAGGCCCAGCAGCCACACGGCGGCCTCGGCGAAGCTGAATCCTTGGTGTTCTTCGTTCATGGGAAATTCTCCGTTGGAAGGGGTCAGGGAAAGGCCCAGTGGGGAAAACTCAGTGGGAAAAACTCAGTTCCGCCACAGCATCTGGCCGGGAGCACCCTGCATGTTGGTCACCATCGG is a genomic window of Deinococcus proteolyticus MRP containing:
- a CDS encoding c-type cytochrome produces the protein MNEEHQGFSFAEAAVWLLGLVLTIQIGWLAYSMGQGIAGRPFADGRGAAAGATMAAVDSSAPQPANGPQLFAGNCAGCHGAKAEGGVGPSLKTAAGWTLAEFTEATLHGKTPDGRSLAPIMPHFADTGFSGEAATDQQLEAIHTYLGTLQ